The Hydra vulgaris chromosome 11, alternate assembly HydraT2T_AEP genome contains a region encoding:
- the LOC100200662 gene encoding crystallin J1A, translated as MAKSIESLIKIIKELPDISQRKVCALIGATVGDAACRPLHWIYNQETLDNILGDEKTPEFWPESKSPFYTIPLGHRSCYNEEALTTMAAITKNEGVVDIKKICENFKINFGAGTEYDAALKRRKAQYDPSNRNAFPGAVEGPWIHGAVIKFLENYELYAECFLGDSEGNDLDAFCAALPIVVKLSDKDNMWEKSSEVVRLFSTHSDSLKFMEASAYLVQAFIQGVNDPITQAKKNIHADVLEHMLEVEANLDKPFIPTVAKFGKTCSLPGSFKGAYLCLLSTGSFVDAIRLNITAGGCNCSRGNLIGAAFGAKFGIDGIPVEWLNKVDNIENIVQQAIEISS; from the coding sequence ATGGCCAAATCTATAGAAtcattgattaaaataataaaagagcTTCCTGACATCAGTCAACGAAAAGTTTGTGCTTTAATTGGTGCTACTGTTGGGGATGCTGCTTGTCGACCTTTACACTGGATTTACAATCAAGAAACCTTAGATAATATTCTTGGAGATGAAAAAACACCTGAATTCTGGCCTGAAAGCAAATCTCCCTTTTATACTATTCCATTAGGACATCGAAGTTGTTACAATGAAGAAGCTCTTACTACTATGGCTGCTATAACCAAAAATGAAGGAGttgttgatattaaaaaaatctgtgaaaattttaaaataaattttggtgCTGGAACAGAATATGATGCTGCTCTTAAACGAAGAAAAGCGCAATATGATCCTTCAAATCGAAATGCATTTCCCGGTGCAGTTGAGGGCCCTTGGATACATGGAGCTGTGAtcaagtttttagaaaattatgaaTTGTATGCAGAATGTTTTTTAGGGGATAGTGAAGGAAATGATTTAGATGCATTTTGTGCTGCACTACCAATAGTTGTCAAGTTAAGTGACAAAGACAACATGTGGGAAAAATCTTCAGAAGTAGTAAGGTTGTTCTCAACTCACTCAGattcattaaagtttatggAAGCTTCTGCGTATTTGGTGCAGGCTTTTATTCAAGGTGTCAATGACCCAATAACTCAAGCTAAGAAAAACATACATGCTGATGTCTTGGAGCATATGTTAGAAGTAGAAGCAAATTTAGACAAACCGTTTATTCCAACTGTGGCTAAGTTTGGCAAAACATGTTCTTTACCTGGCTCATTCAAAGGTGCCTATCTCTGTTTGTTGTCAACAGGGTCTTTTGTAGATGCGATTCGTTTAAATATCACAGCTGGAGGTTGTAACTGCTCCAGAGGAAACTTGATTGGTGCTGCTTTTGGAGCAAAATTTGGAATTGATGGTATTCC